The sequence GAAGTCTCAATGTTTGGTTCCTCCTATATTTTGTTTCCGAAATTTCTTATTTCGGGTTTTGTTCGTTGTTTAGGGTAAGGCAGAGAATGGGAAGGCAGCATGGGAAGGGGTATGTGATGAATTTAACAAATCCTATGCTTTGTGACTTGCTCATTTGATAGTCATAAAATTTTGGGTTTAGGTACGGGAGAGGTGTAGAAATGAATGGACAATATTTCAGGAACGAATGTCAGCTGCAGAAAAAGGGTATTACGAAGAGATGGGAGTTGATCCACCCAACTCCACTACTCGGTAGAAGGCTTTTGATTTAACTCATTTTTTGACAACAATCTAATCTATTAATAAAAAATGCCATATTCTTAAATTCTTGATTCCTTTCCCGACATTTACTGTAGAGAAGCCATTAGTGTCATTGTACCCACTATTTGGGTCCCAAGTTCAAGTCCTGATGATCTATTAAATGGTTTTACAGAAAACATTTAAacgtatatattttaaaatacaatattatatataattttatttttaaagtgatttttattacatgatacatgtcatcatatatttaaatattttgattaatgatgcataagattttataaataaatgaaattaaaatataataatataataataaaatgtattgATTTCGAAAATTACGAAAGTGGAATAAAATTATTCTTGGGTGTGTTTATTTTTGTCTTTGGTGGTTAAAAACATTTGTATAAAAACACGAACAAGGAAAATTCAAAATGACAGATTTGATCAGGATTCAAGGAAAATAACGAGGCAAAAGTGAAGTACAAATCCCAATACTTGCAACAATAAGCACAAGATTGAGTGAACAAGTTGCAGCAAAAAATGCATATCTATAGAAAAGGCCAATAAATATGGTACACTTCTCATTCCACCGTGCATTCTTTTTCTAGCAAAAGATTTCAAGAAACTATAAATACTCTTTTGTAATGGCTTCTTCCAACTCTTGAAATTCCCACGCACTGTCCGCCGAATACTCTCCTGACAGACGAAGAAAGAATCAATTAGCCAAACACATagcaaaataaagaatgatatTAAGTAAAGAACCTTACCAATGGAATCTCTGCGCAAGGCAGTCAAGTGTGCACAGCTGCAAGTAGGAAAAAGTAACAGAAAGTTGAATTCCAATTTGATTCTAAACGTCGACAAATGAAGATTTACTAAAATACTGAAAGCTAACAAGGTCAaagaatgctgttttatgtatGCTACCTTCCCAGAGCCTTCCCAAAATCAGCACAAAGAGATCGAATGTATGTTCCTTTTGAGCAAGTTACCCGGAAAACCACATTTTGCCTGAATTCATAATATACATTTGTAAGCAAGAAGAAATAAGTAGTTTTATTAGCAGAATGAAGATAATTAACTTATGGGTGTAACACAGTGTTTAAAACATGAGAAGCACTAAAATAATGCACGTAATGATAATTTAAAATGCGGGAAAAACAGAACGGAATCCACTCATGTAACCTATCTTCCAAGCTCCTTTCAACGTCAAACTGGAATACTGAAATCCTTCTTGGTGAAAGTTCAATACTTTCTCCTTTTCTGGCTTTCTCATACATCCTTTCTCCACCAACCTACCAGATAGGGACCATATCAGATTAAAGCTTCCAAAGAATATGgtattgttggattttgaggCTCTTGATACCAAAAAATGTTAGTAATTTTAAAAGGACTCGTGTTCGCTTCAGAGAAAGGATAGTTCGTTCTCCCACATGGATTATGTTTCGATTCAATGAGAAAATACAGAatgttattaaaattatttttctttcgcACACATGCAAAAAAAGTGTACCGTAAAGAATTCCTTGCAGATTTTACTCCAAAACAATTTCATAAGGTTATTGGCACATATTCTTTTCAGGTTTCGAGCATAATCatttagatttttaatatatGTGTTCCAAGAACATGCATATTCCTTATGTCAAAACTTTTAGAATTACTTATATTTATTGTCAAGCTACATAGCACACAAAAACACaaacaaaaatgttattatataatCAACAGAACTTATATAAAATCATCATATATTACAGATTGTAATGCTCAGCACCTAAAAGCTGTTGTGGAATACATCATACTTTAATAGCGGAGAACATCGGAGGGACTTGCCATGTTTCTCCACAAAAGGATGCGGCACTTTTCTTTATGTCATCATCCTTGATGTGTTCCCAAGGCTCGCGTTGGATGACCTGATTAATCACATATTTTCACGTTTCAAGACAAAAACGCAATGTCCTAATGTTTTGTTCACTAGCACGTTCAATGGAAAACAGAAGACAAAAGTTATGAACTTGTGAAACATAAAACAGAATATAATGAACACACCGGTGAATCAGCATCCCAAGTTGAAGTAGCTTCTCCTAAACGGAAGATTCCACTATATCCCTTTATCATGCCTTGGTATCTGTAAGTTAAATGTCGATATTTAAAAGAAATCACATATACCTAGTCACTAAAAAAAGTCTTCTATCAACACATGTAGTACACAAAATTATATGAAagcttaatttaaaaaattaaaaattagagaACAAATCTAATATCCACATATGACAGATCTTGATACTCATGCTGTTGTTCACCTTTCAACAAACTTGGTGGCTTTACCAACGCATACAATCAATAAACCCGTAGCCATAGGATCTAGAGTTCCAGCATGCCCCACCTACCATAGGTAAACCTTTTGTGAAGTCTCAAGTATTAAGAGCAGTGTGTAAGAACATATGAACTACTTGATAAAGTCTAAATAATCACCTTTTTCACTTGGACGAGGCGTCGAAGCTTTCCACAAACCGTAAATGAAGTCCACCCTGTTTACACTGATTATCAGATTGATAGTTTTCTTCttttctattttcttttaaaatcagcTAAACTAGAGAACAATTTGGTCTACTTCATAATAACTTCAACACTTAGAAGATATCGCAGACACAAAAATTCACCTTTAGGCTTGTTCACCAAAACCACAGTCCCATTTGGACCATCCCATTTAGGCGGAAGACCAACACTTCTCGTTGAAAGAAACGGCTCTGGAATAACTATATCTCCATCATTTTCATTGGGGAATTTCTTCAAACACTTGAAGAAGTCCTCTACTTTCTTCTCTGTGATATCCTCAACCTTTACATCATTTGCTTCCTTGTCGTTGTCCTCAAAAAACACCAATCCTCTATCATCCTCGTTTGCCGCTTCCACTTGTGATTTCgacatcttcttcttctccttcttGGGATTCGATTCTCCCGGCTGGAGAAACGCCTTATCGAAACACTGATCGGGAAAATACTTCTTCTCCAATTGATATACCATCTTGTA comes from Primulina huaijiensis isolate GDHJ02 chromosome 2, ASM1229523v2, whole genome shotgun sequence and encodes:
- the LOC140970776 gene encoding uncharacterized protein translates to MAKCLHFFGRSHLQLLHLHLPRPKPMYSLCPRSILGSPLKLSFPRLFSLTATPYPYQYDMIISRPANPPANPTRRRRPNSPKSIPKDSEPDQDMGFDEWVDKKLSHEKGDGKGEVSIDKAKRKYYNKRRKRMYGESDSDEENGHRGNQSDYIELKQEVVELRTLHKREEELYFYDAFAYPWEKNKHYKMVYQLEKKYFPDQCFDKAFLQPGESNPKKEKKKMSKSQVEAANEDDRGLVFFEDNDKEANDVKVEDITEKKVEDFFKCLKKFPNENDGDIVIPEPFLSTRSVGLPPKWDGPNGTVVLVNKPKGWTSFTVCGKLRRLVQVKKVGHAGTLDPMATGLLIVCVGKATKFVERYQGMIKGYSGIFRLGEATSTWDADSPVIQREPWEHIKDDDIKKSAASFCGETWQVPPMFSAIKVGGERMYEKARKGESIELSPRRISVFQFDVERSLEDRQNVVFRVTCSKGTYIRSLCADFGKALGSCAHLTALRRDSIGEYSADSAWEFQELEEAITKEYL